The nucleotide sequence AACTTGTTTCACAAGATACCAAATTAATGATTTGTGTTCATCTGCTAATTCTTCAACTTGAGCACCAGCCTCAAAACacaagaatacaaaaaaaaaattaacataaacaatattaaaaaatatttacatctCCCAATTCTTCTTCAACGTTTGGTACATAAGGCGTTTCTACTGGATCATCATCAATATACTCCTCTTTTCCTGAGACATCCGAGTCTGTATCACTTATTTCACAATCCGCGGCACAAAAATGAGTACCATTATCCGGTTGACTAACATcatctaaatctaaaaaaaaatatttaattattttcaaacacACAATGATTTTGAAGTACAAGTATTAACTCCGTTCTTCTTACAAAAGTTAAATGACATGACTCAAACTTGCGGAATAAAATTCCGAAATAATTACTAATGCTTATCCGGGAGTGTTTCGAATATTTCTGATTTCGAATCGTACggagttaatttaaatttaaactaaattaaattaccatgaacaaaatgtttttcgtAATCGGCTTCAGACCATTGCGTTTCATGACTAGTACTTCCAATACTTGCTTTATTAGCCGAACGAACCAAAGCGGCGTCGTTTCTTATCGAAATTTCTAACGCGTCTAACCAACACATTCCCGACGCTTGAGAAGATGCTCGAAAAATTGAGTATGATGTAGGTAAAGGTTGTACGACAGCcccttaaaaaaatgtttttactcACCAAGTTTTTGAATCAAtacactttatttattttatcatctcaaatttttagaaaaaacttattttacttAGAACtgaaatgaaataaagtaGCGGAGAAAGACACAGGATGAAGTTCGGCTGAAATCAACCCAAGAAGTTTCAAAAAGAGAAGGTAAGGATAATTTAAAGATTCTTGAAGCGCGAACCATGAGAATGTAGTCGAGATTTCCACAGAGAAACCAACAAGGCAAGATCGTCAAAtcagaaaaaattaagatatgtACACCGCAAGCAAAACACCGACCCGAGCCGCCTTTGACCACCTGACTAGGTCAAAGGAGGGTCGGGTCGGTCTTATACCatgtataaacaaataaatctttatactTGGATGATGTGCCAGATACGAAAAATCAAAACACCGACCCGAGCCGCCTTTGACCACCTGACTAGGTCAAAGGCGGGTCAGGTCGGTGTTCTAGTAAATGATGTGCATGGCTCCAGTTCATTTATTGacttcatttttatgtatcgaataatacaacttttttacattatatatatattatttttaatttgtaacttAATAATATGGAGATTATGCCAAATAATTATCTTATCTTTTCGGTACCGATTACTCCAATTTCTTTTCCTTGGAAGAAGCAACTCAACGTTTTGTACAAAATTGATcatatttgatataaaacagtaaaacctcgatataacggattaatacggagAAGGGAGTACCCGTTATATGAATACttttaatgcacacaaatcCCCACCGTTGCTCTACCAAGGAAGGTAGAATACATCCTGGAAACAGGTGTATAGCTCgaaggcccgttcgtgacgtcagcgctgaattacaattaaaagtagaactaacactaaacctagaactcgaatgtttttagttctactatccgtgcaaaaagtcaaggcccctcactttagagatcgatatctccgtaaccgctcgatggaaaaaattgctgtaaagtttattgtaatcagtgaacatttctgcgtatcacatgttaatttggaaattttcgggtccgcggttttacttttatcgcgagttaagtgaaaaaagtacccgatttttgagagtgCCAACAACTTTGTCTACTTTGCCATTTTTTCtctccaaaactatttgacgaaaaaatttcaaatttgaactggtggtaaaccgatgtgttcttaatgtggggaatattttattttttcgatattccatatagtttcgcggaaaatcgcgatTTAGTAGGATGctgttatttcgaaaacgacctggcgaatttcaacgcggtttttaccaaaatatgtcaaataacgCGAATTttcggattccgttatcagtttttcaaaaataaggctccctaattttttaagagcgatttaatggaattacaaattaaagagaaacagaaatcagctatgcggggagaggaaggttccgtccaatcggaacagatggtgcgtcccagacagtacgtcgcgcctttatcttgcctacataaagaaataaggcgcgacgtcatttgtaattccattaaatcgctcttaaaaaaatagagagccttaatattgaaaaactgataacggaatccgacaaccaacattatttgacatattttggtcaaatcCGCGAAGAAATCCACCCAACCGTTTTCATGCCACTCATTGAGAACACATCAGACTACCAcctattcaaaattaaaattttttcgtacgatagttttcgagaaaaaaaatcgcaaagttgataAAGTTGCCAATTCcgtaaaaaatcgggtacaattttcatttaactcgcggtAACAAGAAAACCGtggatccgaaaattttcagattaacataagttacgtagaaatgttcagtgattacaacaaattttgttgcaattttttttatggagcggttgcgaagatatcgatctctaaagtgagatCTTTTTGCACAGATAGTAgtattagttcaataaaagtaaTGAGTTAAGAATTTGATTGAAGTGTTTAAAAGAttccaattaaaataaaattaatgattaccaaaaaaaaaataataataaaggataaattagaattatttagATAAATAAGTAGATATTTCCAGTATTTCCACAAAAATACTACCTTTGTAACAgttttttagaacaatagcTCCTATAATGTTTACAAAAGGAATAAAGGAATGACGTAATTTTATGTGTTTTTTTGTGTACATAATATTCCCAATGAATTCCACACAAAATAATACGGAATAAACTTGGATTTGCATTCATAAAGGTGTTAGATTGTGAGTTAACGACTCTAGAGTGAGAACAAACTTAAATTGAGACTTAATTTGTATCAAgaacaaaatgattttaagttggaattttataaaaaaggagaTAAAGGAGACAAATTTGAGATGGTAAtgttaaaatgtattaatttgaCATGTAACAATCATAGAATAGTTAGACTAACCAATTGTTTCATTTTCTGGTCCCCGTGGTGCCCAAATATTTTGATCTAAGGGGTTAtataatttgaaacaaaacccATCTTTTTTGCTTGgtctttctatcactttgcacgagtttaataatattgttcCAACCCAATGGTTGCTCTTAGCTTTTGGAGTTTTATATAATAACAGCAAACCAGGTTTTAAGACACACCAAAGTTTTGTCCATGATTTTAGTGTGCCTCGTATTTTTAACCAATCCGCCAATACAACCACAGACGTATCTTTTAATGAACTTAAAAGCTCGTTTgtcattcttttcttttctttccgATAATGTTTTCTCTGCACTTTATATGATTCTTTACGTGCTAACTTAACCGCATTCTCAGTAGACttgcaattaaaaattaatatgtttacattagtacaaaagaatataaaacaatttgatTTGCAATATTAAAAACGAACTTACTTTATCGACCAACAAGCAATCTTGGCGTTCTAAAGAAAGACCAATTAGCGAAAAATTGATAACATCTCTGGACGTAGAAAGATTTTCCTTACCAGGAGAAGCAGGACCGGGGCTATTACTGAGTGAATCACTTGATGGCAACTTGGGGATTATGTGAAGAAGAGTTTTTGACTTCTTTTCCTCACATTTTCCCCCTTTTGGTGTCGAAACGACACTTTGAGATTCTTTCTCTTGAGGCTGCTGTGGCATTTTCAATGggttttaaaacgttttcgtGCCCGTTTCATTCACATCGTTTAAAGTAACGGCGACGTTTTTCGAATtgaaatcattattattttgacaCCGAATCTCACTCAGCTGTCTTTAACGCAAGGTCTGTAATGAGACAGGTTATCTACAGACGCAAAATAACCAGATAGGACACTGGGGGTGTCCCGCCAAAACTTTATCCGCCATGTTTTAGAAGGTTCTCTCCAGAGAAGCACAGCGAGTGATGTTGCATTCCCTTTTTAAAGATGGCGGAATTTAAATCGAGGTCAAAAAATACGATTCCTCCAACATCAAAGGAACCGACATTAATTCTGTATTACAGATTACCAACCAAATGTTACTGAAAACTTCGTTTTACCCTAACAAGATTAAAGATACCAACgatgtattaataataattaattgacgcgagaatgttttaattatgttaatttaatcaTAATTCATTAATTCATCGATCTGTTAAAAATGCCGATAAAGTAGATAATCAACGTCAACTTGTCAACACAAAATCAACTTCGAATTATCATGAAACACGTcagtttgattaaaaaagaaattgttttatctttttatttaaacatttatacttgaatttgattaaaaacattttatcgaTACTTTAGAAATACCGATAATGAAGCTAATCAATGGTACTTGATcgaatatgttaaaaatattgtgaaaataataatttattttttaccaaCAATGAATGCAATGtcatgttttttattattaatttctttacttATTCATCgttgattcaattttaataagtgTGAGATTGGTCGCAagagttttaatttatttaattattaatttagagAGTTCGCGGAATctacaaaaagtaatttttgccTAACAACGCCATCTGTTGATTGCAAAAAGACGAACGATTGTTTTGTATAACAATATGCGTAAATAATCAAGGTTATAAATTGCTTATGTTTGATATTTCCCACCATTATCGCTAATAAAATCCAGATATGTTTATTTAGGAAGAACTAGTAGCtccaaacataaaaaataaaaaatccctaaattaataagaatacaataaaacaagggtaataatgaaacaaaaatgttaaatattaaataagaactaagttgtttataaaatacatcataaattaatgaaataaaaaagtaataaacgaAGAAATTCAATGATATTGTTTCATCATACTAAAAGTGATCACTAGATGTCGCAACGGCAGTAACTAATCCTGTCAAAATGTTATGATCTGATAAATACGTTTTAAAAACCAATATGTTAGTGTACAAAAcaagaacaaaaataaataaattagtgcTGTGATAAAAGACAAAGTATATAAATCGAAGAGTAATATCTAAAAAAGTAAAGATACGAAAATGTCGGCACCTCAACATCACTTTTTACCAGGTTTAAATCCTCAGCAAGGCGCAATGCGATCTCAATTTGGTACCGGCCCGATGCAAGCGCAAATGGGGGCGCCAATGCAAACTCAAATGGGTGCTCAACTTGGGAATCAAATGCCTGTACCAATGCCAAATCAAATGCCACCTCAAATGAATAATCCCATGATGACTCCGATGGGAAATCCATTAAACAGCCAAATGATGGCGCAAATGAATCAACAATATACAATGAATGGACCTAGTCAAATGCCACAACATCAAGGACCTAATCCAATGCAAATCCCTCCAAATTCAATGACGGGGATGGCTCATCATCCAATGCAACAAGCACAGCCTCCTGTGATGCAACAAACTAACGCTGTTCCTCCAACCCCCGCACAACCTCAACAACAACCAAATAAAGAGTTTAACACAGCTTCAATATGTAGATTTGGACAAGAAACAGTCCAAGATATTTATAGTAGAACCCAAGAAGTATTTCAAACCTTAAAAACAATTCAACCTCCAAATGGCACACCACAAGGTACAAATATAAGCAACGATAAAAAAGCGAAGATACAAGAACAATTGAGGACCATAAGGGTACTATTTAAAAGATTAAGATTGATCTATGAAAAGTGTAATGATAATTGCCAATTGCAAGGGATGGAATATACGCATATTGAGAGTTTAATACCGTTTAAAGATGAAATTGATCCTAAGTatgatgaaaagaaaaattcggAAGCTTATAGATTAATTTGTGAAGAAAGTAAGGAAGTTATGGAACAGGTTGTgcagaaaaataaacaaatgaaAGAAGTTATCGATCATTTGAGAAGAAttatatatgaaataaatacaatgttaaACATGAGACGTTCTTAAATAATCCTCGTTTTTCACTTTAGATTAAAAGCTtgttaatattgtttattttgcaTGTATGTAggtaattaatctttataaagTGTGTCTACAAATTGTCCTGGAAACGAATTTGTTTCACCAAATCTGCTTTACTCTAACTACATTAATACCAAGGCTGTGTAAATAGTTATCTGTGTAACAAGGCTAATTAATAGaagtatatttttaacatttaaggTAAATTGTTGGAGATAATTCGCGGCTGaggtataaatttttttagaaccGCATAAATATGTTGTATGATGAGATAATTTATACACACACtatattacaattaaatttagaatatatttatttgaCGTTTAACAACTTTCAGTTTTGCTAATACATTTCATCAAGTACCTGtcttatgttaattaattaacatataATAAAACTTGTATATTACGGgatgtaaatttttgtttaattaaaatattttataatctaaaacgtcaaataaattattacaaaacgacttgatatataaatatttagtaACATTAATCCATCAATTCTAATGTTCTAACTACTGTATATAAAGTATAAGTAGGGGATATATATTTGTATAGAGTTATTTGTGAACTTTGTCTCTAACAagttgttgttaaatatttttactgcgtgttttcttttcttgtaaTTATTTCGTATTGGTTTTTggataatatatatatagtcAAGTAACAATCGTCTCCttaaggttttatttttaaatgaaaaaatgttgataaataaataaaagcgatgATTGCActtcataatttaattaataacatatttaacCTCTTGTTCCTTTCACATTATTCTAATAAGtccaataaaattttctattggACTGGATTTCTCACATTATTTGGCGCCTTTATTGTTGCCAGTTTGACTAACACGATATCTTCACGTCccaaaaaattctaaattatttGTGTTGTTGCTTGTGGGTAATTTTAGTTGACCATTATacacgaatttattaatttcattctaGATTTTCTAGGTTCAGCATACGTTTGAATCATAATGGATCggattctttttatttcaagcATTGCAAAGCTTTGGATCGGATAAAGCGAAGGTAagaaattaagattttaatataactcgtttaaaacgACCAAAATTAATCAACTTTTCATGATAAAACACTCTGTATTCGGagtttactacaaaaaaacttttatatagAAGTATGTAGCacatttcattcttaacaatattgcgtTCTTTCagttttgttctcagatgcgtaaatattgagaaaaatttggAATAATACTTGAGGCAGCCAACGTCTACGAAGTAAACAAAGGTAAGAAATTAAGCTTCCAATAGAACTTACTTAAAACGaccaaaattaatcaatttttcatgATAAAACACTCTGGATATCTTATTTTCTTACAGTTTTTGTggcatttattataaacatcgTGTAATTAATAAACGGACCTAAAGAGCGCAGGTAAGGCCAAGAACATagagtattttttaaaacttaatatcgtTTCTCTCCCCCCTTAAATACTCAAACatgaagaaaataatacaaaagatCAACTGTttcgtaaattttattatcagtTCGGTACAAtagaatttttcttaaataatagtaaaatctaagttgtaatatttatttgatgtAACAAGAGAAACGGTATATTGAGAATTAGAAATGTTTAACAAACAGTTAAAATGTGTGTTAGGTTATGATATgcatataaatatttcaaacaaccgcacattaaaaatattaataaaaaagaaaataatatataaaaattatcacCATGTTCAAGGTGAACGACCATAAAAAGGACGAAAATTCGGAGGGGATGGTGTGAtatacttaataaaaatttaaaagaaaaaaattaaaattaatcatttagatAAGAGAggttcattttttatatcaatctttaaaaatgcTAGGTGCGAGAGATCTTGGTTCAGAGTCTACCTGTTGTGCATTATGCACGACGGTATCTGGAATTGGCAGTGGTTTAGCTACACCAATACGAACAATACCTTTCGGCGCCCCCTTCAACGCTTGAACAGCTTGATCCAATGTAGCGTCTTCTAAATTTGTATCATTTACAAAAAGTAATCTATCGCCAGGAATTAATTGCCCATCTAATTGAGCAACACCACCAGGTACCAAACTTCTAATTACTATAACAGTGTCATTCAAATCGATGGGATCTTGATAATCCAATATTGAAAAACCCAACCCTCGTTCGCCTTTAACCAATTCGATTATTTGCGGTTCAGAACTCCACATTGCTAAGCCTGTTAAGGGTTCTAACGatcttgatttaattttattgaaggATGTATCACCATTTCCCGCCGATGTTATACTTGTAGCTATTGAACCATCCG is from Onthophagus taurus isolate NC chromosome 8, IU_Otau_3.0, whole genome shotgun sequence and encodes:
- the LOC111414274 gene encoding mediator of RNA polymerase II transcription subunit 30 isoform X2, which encodes MRSQFGTGPMQAQMGAPMQTQMGAQLGNQMPVPMPNQMPPQMNNPMMTPMGNPLNSQMMAQMNQQYTMNGPSQMPQHQGPNPMQIPPNSMTGMAHHPMQQAQPPVMQQTNAVPPTPAQPQQQPNKEFNTASICRFGQETVQDIYSRTQEVFQTLKTIQPPNGTPQGTNISNDKKAKIQEQLRTIRVLFKRLRLIYEKCNDNCQLQGMEYTHIESLIPFKDEIDPKYDEKKNSEAYRLICEESKEVMEQVVQKNKQMKEVIDHLRRIIYEINTMLNMRRS
- the LOC111414274 gene encoding mediator of RNA polymerase II transcription subunit 30 isoform X1, whose amino-acid sequence is MSAPQHHFLPGLNPQQGAMRSQFGTGPMQAQMGAPMQTQMGAQLGNQMPVPMPNQMPPQMNNPMMTPMGNPLNSQMMAQMNQQYTMNGPSQMPQHQGPNPMQIPPNSMTGMAHHPMQQAQPPVMQQTNAVPPTPAQPQQQPNKEFNTASICRFGQETVQDIYSRTQEVFQTLKTIQPPNGTPQGTNISNDKKAKIQEQLRTIRVLFKRLRLIYEKCNDNCQLQGMEYTHIESLIPFKDEIDPKYDEKKNSEAYRLICEESKEVMEQVVQKNKQMKEVIDHLRRIIYEINTMLNMRRS